The DNA sequence actgtctgggccagtcaaacatacagtatacactgaAACGGAAGTGATATCAAGGGCTCCAGAAAGTGAATGATCACCTTTATCACGTCTAAGCAAACCTGCTCTCTACAACATCTGAGCTGAATTAAGCCATGCGAAGGAAATAAAGATGTCATTagaaaacaaagaaccaaacattGCAGTTGATGTCTTTATTATAATTTTGCCCATCAATGCAAAAAGGTTGACACTGGAAATTCAGGttgattatttattcatttttatactgACAAGCAAGGGACTCAAAGACAAGTGTTTCACCATTGAGCCTTTGTGAGTGTGCCAGGTTTGGAAAGATCAGAAGAGTGAtcacagaagagagagggaaggagagaaggtgCTTCTCTCTGGGTGCCTGTCTCACTCCCCACAGCCTGCGATGTACTGGCTGACATCTTGTCCCTCACAGTGGACCCGCCAGGCCACCCTAATGGGAAGAGTCACAGTTATCAGGATGATATCACACCATTACGAGACAAGCGGCCGCAGTGATCGACCACGAAAATTCTCCCACataattatgaatattttacagGTCAACATACTGAATATTATCCTCACCAGTTCATGTTTACATTCAAGCAAGAGCtagcatttttaaaagcctgtgGAATTAGAAATTGAGAACTTGcaagaatattttaatacagatttatttattttttgatgggaGGCTTCATTCATTTAAAGGCCAGATACTGACTCGAACTTAAGTGCTTTTTCACGCACGCTGCTATGCATGACTCACTCAGAACTTCTGAGATATGTGCATCTCCGCTTGAGAATCTCAATTGCTTAACTCCAAAATGGGCGGTCCATGCAGAGTTTCATCGAACATAATAAAATTAGTAGGGAATTGGCCTTGTAACACcatggttgcaggtttgaatccttaGCTGGCGAACTTCCATTGTTCCTTTGAGCAAATTACATCACCTGgattgtttcagtttttaaatattgattgtatttcaaaatgtaatcaatGGAAGTCATTCTGGATGTGAGCATAATGTCATAATGTAATGCATCTCAGATAAAGCGTTCGAGGTCTGCCACACAATGACCAGCACACGTTCTTACCATGCTCTGATCCCGTTGGGATCTCTGACCACAAGCTTGGCACACGTAATCGCATCGCTGATGTCATCGGTCAGCAAGCCTATGAGGAGGAATGgggcgagagagaaagacagagagagagagagagagagagagagttaaagtTAAAGTACAatagacatactgtacatggaaCTTACTGTATGAAAATGACAGTATGacagacctaaaaaaaaaaatcacccaaaaaatactgtttaatgAACAGTGGAGCTGGAATACTAAGCCTCAGTTTGAATAGAGATTGAAACAGGAAAAGTAAAGTACTGGAGCAAACGTGAGATGTAAAGCAGTCTGAAACAACAGCTTTGGTGGCAATTTCATCCTATTCAGCTACCTAACTCCTAAACTGacatcatccacacacacccccccctccccctactcaCTGTCGCACGAGATGTTACAGCCGTTTGCAGTGTTGGTCATGCCATCGTTACACCACCAGCGACTGTTGATCTGGAAGATGCCGTAGTCCGTCGACCCGTCTGTGTTGCGGTGGGTGGCGGCCGTGTTGTAGGTCGACTCCCACCTGGCCAAGCAGACCCCTGGGAGGGCAAGAACCCCCAAAAAACTGCTTTacaaactgctttcatttgATGCCTCTTAAACCTGCGTGATGGCTAGGAGTCGGTTGCCTATGACGGAAACTCAAAAAGAGCAACCTTCTTCAAACCTTCTTCTTTCAGTACAATAAATCTCATGCATCATCTTAAGAAGTGGactaaaaatgtacagtttacAAATTGGATAGAATTTATGACAGAGATTTTCACACGGATTACCAGCAGTCAAATTGATGACAGCAAATCAACAACTAAATGATACATCTGACTCCACATTAATTTGATCATCCTCAAAAATAGCATTAAAACTTACCttgaattttcattcattactATTTCATCACTCTTAACTTGACACCTTTCATCACAACTGCCCCCGAACAGACACAAAATCCAGGAAGGCGTCCCAC is a window from the Anguilla anguilla isolate fAngAng1 chromosome 14, fAngAng1.pri, whole genome shotgun sequence genome containing:
- the LOC118212952 gene encoding lysozyme C-like; translation: MRALVFLLLVAAASAKVFERCELAKTLKAAGMDGYSGVSLGHWVCLARWESTYNTAATHRNTDGSTDYGIFQINSRWWCNDGMTNTANGCNISCDSLLTDDISDAITCAKLVVRDPNGIRAWVAWRVHCEGQDVSQYIAGCGE